CCTGCCAGCTTGCTCCAGGTCTTGTCACTTCCAGTCTTAGTCCAATGGGTGTGGCAGTGACTAAACAGCCAGATTCTTGGCCAGATCGGCTGCAGGGAGGTCAGAGTCATCAGGGCAGCAAGTGGTAAGGTTGGGTTGTCAGTGCAGCTGAACTCATGGTAAGTCCTACTTGTGGCCCTCCACCCAGGGAGACTTTGatttaaatctctttcttcttaaatttcttttctttctttttcagttttttaagagatgaggtctcactattttgcccaggcactggtcttgaactcctgggctcaagcgatcctcccacctcagcctcccaaagtggtgggatgacaggcatgagccgcagTGCCTGGTCTGATTTAAATCTTCAGCACTTTGCCTAcatgtttttttctgcttctgctgATGTTTCAGTAACTAGATTGAATGCCCAAATGTTTTATTCACCTTTGCAACTGTGTAGATGACATCAGGCAGAGGCTGACGTTACAGAGCCAGCTGTCCTGCTGGAAGCTACTCCATGCAGTGCAGGGTCTTTCCTGGTGTGGAGTTGGTGCTCAGCACCTGAGCCCAGGTGGTCTTCCCATTGCATGCTTGGCTGGGGTGAGGCGAGCACAGGGCTTTTTCCAAGCAGGGGATTTTCCCCATCTGTGACTTTCATCTGTAACCAGCATTGGCTGTCACTTGTGACTCTTTAATATAGTGTAAGACTAAATGTCCAGCCTTCCAGGCCTTTGTTAAGCAAACGTAAAacatctctaaattttttttcagcaatTGGTTGAAGCTTCAGAGAGATTGAAATTCCAGGCCAAAGAACTGAAAGATGCCCATCAGCAGCAAAAGCTGGCCCTGCAGGACTTCTGGGACCTCAATGAGCTCATTGCAGAGCTCTGCTCCCAGAAGCAGAAGGTGTGGGacaaggaggaggagatggaagTAGCCATGCAGTAAGTTGACGTGATGTGGCAGGAGATCTGAAGATCCCAGAAGCTCCTCTttctgtcccagcactttgggaggtcgaggctggcggatggcctgaggtcaggagtttgagactggcctggccaatatggtgaaaccctgtctctattaaaaatgcaaaaattaaccaggcatggtggtgggcacctataatcctagctattgggaggctgagggaggagaattgcttgaacctgggaggcggaggttgcaatgttgcaatgagccaagattacgccactgcactccagcctgggcaacaagagcaaaactctgtctcaaaaaaaaaaaaggaggaagctGTTTAGATATTTCAGCGATGGTACTGACTGGACTTTTGTATGACCTTAATAAAACATCTTTGAGAACTTGGGCTGCattatataaattactttaaaatggatCTTAAGTTTTATGTGAACCCAAGTAAGTTGATCTGCCAAGCATTTATGTTGTGCTCATCCCTCAATATCTATTTGTGAAATTATTAAAAGAGGTTCCTAttcctaagtttttaaaattcctttttaagtAAGTAGAAGGTATTTATGCTAAGCTGTGATATGGCTTGGCTTAACTGAATAGGAGAACCTGCAGTCCATAAAGGGCCAATGGCAGTAGAAAGGCAAATCATAGTCTAGGATGCTTCAAGCCACTTGCTCTAGACCAGTGCTACT
The window above is part of the Piliocolobus tephrosceles isolate RC106 unplaced genomic scaffold, ASM277652v3 unscaffolded_33710, whole genome shotgun sequence genome. Proteins encoded here:
- the LOC111534281 gene encoding uncharacterized protein LOC111534281, with product MQLVEASERLKFQAKELKDAHQQQKLALQDFWDLNELIAELCSQKQKVWDKEEEMEVAMHWKLSSRTLLPQRNADFMSTSQTSSKQKVSLKPSRWCW